A section of the Arcobacter roscoffensis genome encodes:
- a CDS encoding ABC transporter ATP-binding protein — protein sequence MIIEAKNFSHDYNGDLALKNINLSIKKGEFISIIGESGSGKTTLLSILSTLLKEKSGELFFENKKYREIKNIDKFRKDNIGFIFQFHYLINYLTNAENIKIANEKASDKEISELFNLLDIRELLNKFPNEISGGQRQRVAIARALINKPKVLFADEPTGNLDSKNSLNVFKLFQELSKEGITVIVATHDKSLAQLSNRIIEVKDGQIQ from the coding sequence ATGATAATAGAAGCAAAAAACTTTTCTCATGATTATAATGGTGATTTGGCCTTAAAAAATATAAATCTAAGTATTAAAAAAGGTGAATTTATATCTATTATTGGTGAGAGTGGAAGTGGTAAAACTACCCTACTTTCAATTTTATCAACACTTTTAAAAGAAAAAAGTGGCGAACTATTTTTTGAAAATAAAAAATATAGAGAAATAAAAAATATAGATAAATTTAGAAAAGATAATATTGGCTTTATTTTCCAATTTCACTATTTAATAAACTATCTTACAAATGCTGAAAATATAAAAATAGCTAATGAAAAAGCAAGTGATAAAGAAATAAGTGAACTTTTTAATTTATTAGATATTAGGGAGCTTCTAAATAAATTTCCAAATGAAATATCAGGAGGACAAAGACAAAGAGTTGCAATAGCAAGAGCACTTATAAATAAACCAAAAGTTCTTTTTGCAGATGAACCAACTGGTAATTTAGATTCAAAAAACTCTTTAAATGTTTTTAAACTATTTCAAGAGTTATCAAAAGAAGGAATCACAGTAATAGTTGCTACGCACGATAAGAGTCTTGCACAATTATCAAATAGAATAATTGAGGTGAAAGATGGACAAATTCAGTAG
- a CDS encoding DUF3833 domain-containing protein, with translation MKTKNLLVVLFIVLLFTGCGAMKLEDFNETSPKFVVKDYFNGELKAYGLVKDRSGKIIKSFKAKMIGSWDEDGVGTLDEYFVYNNGEKQRRVWTLIPSKNKNEYIGTASDIVGQGILKSNGNTVMIDYTMEVPYNDSTINIDVKDWLHLQEDGVIINHSKMKKFGFTVGELVITIIKQ, from the coding sequence ATGAAAACAAAAAATCTATTAGTTGTACTATTTATTGTACTTCTTTTTACAGGATGTGGAGCTATGAAACTTGAAGACTTTAATGAAACAAGCCCTAAATTTGTAGTAAAAGATTATTTCAATGGGGAACTAAAAGCATATGGACTAGTAAAAGATAGAAGTGGAAAGATAATCAAATCTTTTAAGGCTAAGATGATTGGTTCATGGGATGAAGATGGAGTTGGAACTTTAGATGAATATTTTGTTTATAATAACGGTGAAAAACAAAGAAGAGTGTGGACTCTAATACCTTCAAAAAATAAAAATGAATATATAGGAACTGCTTCTGATATTGTAGGGCAAGGTATACTTAAGTCAAATGGTAACACAGTAATGATAGACTATACAATGGAAGTTCCTTACAATGATTCAACTATCAATATAGATGTGAAAGATTGGTTACATTTACAAGAAGATGGAGTTATTATAAACCACTCAAAGATGAAAAAGTTTGGTTTTACAGTAGGTGAGCTAGTAATCACTATAATTAAACAATAA
- a CDS encoding DUF1365 domain-containing protein, translating to MSAHQFYDGVIYHKRFLPKAHDFKYKFFMLDIDTNSLEELKTKLFSYNKLNLFSFKSKDHFGKQENFLENVDELLEKFDIQKPHKLRFITLPRILNFVFNPISLLLIFNKNEELDYILAEVHNYNGGRVIYPVKLTHRGHNLYRGEIPKDMYVSPFFKRDGDYSFLFRYDKSNVALKIDLFEEKKKMLTASFSGTPLEFTNKNIIKLFLKHTFLTFFVVTRTLWQSLKLYKKGLKFNSIEDIDTKRRY from the coding sequence ATGAGTGCACATCAATTTTATGATGGAGTAATCTACCATAAAAGATTTCTTCCAAAAGCTCATGATTTTAAGTATAAATTTTTTATGCTTGATATTGATACAAATAGTTTAGAAGAGTTAAAAACTAAACTATTCTCATATAATAAACTCAATCTTTTTTCTTTTAAAAGCAAAGATCATTTTGGGAAACAAGAAAATTTTTTAGAAAACGTTGATGAACTTTTAGAAAAATTTGACATTCAAAAACCCCATAAGCTTAGATTTATAACTCTTCCTAGAATTTTAAATTTTGTATTTAATCCTATTAGTTTACTTTTAATATTTAATAAAAATGAAGAGCTAGATTATATACTTGCAGAAGTTCATAATTATAATGGAGGAAGAGTTATTTATCCTGTTAAACTAACTCATAGAGGACATAACCTTTATAGAGGTGAGATTCCAAAAGATATGTATGTATCACCTTTTTTTAAAAGAGATGGGGATTATAGTTTTTTATTTAGATATGACAAATCAAACGTGGCTTTAAAAATAGATTTATTTGAAGAAAAGAAAAAAATGCTAACAGCATCTTTTAGTGGGACACCTTTAGAGTTCACTAATAAAAATATTATAAAACTATTTTTAAAGCACACTTTTTTAACTTTTTTTGTTGTGACAAGGACTTTATGGCAATCCTTGAAACTTTATAAAAAGGGCTTGAAGTTTAATAGTATAGAAGATATAGATACAAAAAGGAGATATTAA
- a CDS encoding cryptochrome/photolyase family protein: MDIFLIYPHQLFENTDILKNKKIVLIEEPLFFTQYKFHIQKLVLHRASMKFYENYLKQNAFDVEYFEDESYLEKYKTNEIFIYELFDDYLEKKVYKNFENIHTIKNPNFLHPDDKSKFLHHFYMHRRKELDIFMENGKPLYGKYSFDSDNRKKLPKDIFIPATLSYENDYINEAKEYCQKFDTVGVCEDFNYPISFDEARLQLEYFVKEKFDNFGNYQDAITKNTNLIYLFHSNISSSLNIGLLDLNYVIEKIKNAHAPYNAKEGFIRQIIGWREFMLKIYEDDGVRLRNSNFFEFKNSMPKAIIDGKSGIDILDDVIKKVDKTAYAHHIERLMILGNIFLLLEIRPNDVYEYFMQNYIDAYDWVMLGNVYGMSGFSDGGSITTKPYIASSNYLIKMSDYSKKEPWCKIVDALYWRFLYKYSHLFKDNPRMKMQISLLNRMSEDKLHEHLKTAEEYLKTLFYE, from the coding sequence ATGGATATTTTTTTAATCTATCCTCATCAGTTATTTGAAAATACTGATATTTTAAAAAACAAAAAAATAGTTTTAATAGAAGAGCCTTTATTTTTTACTCAATATAAATTTCATATTCAAAAGTTAGTACTTCATAGAGCCTCTATGAAGTTTTATGAAAATTATTTAAAACAAAATGCTTTTGATGTTGAGTATTTTGAGGATGAAAGCTATTTAGAAAAATACAAAACTAATGAAATTTTTATATATGAACTTTTTGATGATTATTTAGAAAAGAAAGTTTATAAGAATTTTGAAAATATACATACTATTAAAAATCCAAACTTTTTACATCCTGATGATAAAAGTAAGTTTCTACACCATTTTTATATGCACAGAAGAAAAGAGCTTGATATATTTATGGAAAACGGAAAACCTTTATACGGGAAATATAGTTTTGATAGTGATAATAGAAAGAAACTTCCAAAAGATATATTTATTCCTGCAACACTATCTTATGAAAATGACTATATAAATGAAGCAAAAGAGTATTGTCAAAAGTTTGATACTGTAGGTGTTTGTGAAGATTTTAATTACCCTATTTCTTTTGATGAAGCTAGATTACAACTTGAGTATTTTGTAAAAGAAAAATTTGACAACTTTGGAAACTACCAAGATGCAATTACAAAAAATACTAATCTTATTTATCTTTTCCACTCAAATATCTCAAGCAGTTTAAATATAGGTTTACTTGATTTAAACTATGTAATTGAAAAAATAAAAAATGCACATGCTCCATATAATGCCAAAGAAGGATTTATAAGACAGATTATTGGTTGGAGAGAGTTTATGCTAAAAATCTATGAAGATGATGGTGTGAGATTGCGAAACTCTAATTTTTTTGAATTTAAAAACTCAATGCCAAAAGCAATTATTGATGGAAAAAGTGGAATAGATATACTGGATGATGTAATAAAAAAAGTAGACAAAACAGCCTATGCTCATCATATAGAAAGACTTATGATTTTAGGTAATATCTTTTTACTTTTAGAAATAAGGCCAAATGATGTCTATGAGTATTTTATGCAAAACTATATAGATGCTTACGATTGGGTAATGCTTGGAAATGTCTATGGAATGAGTGGTTTTAGTGATGGTGGAAGTATAACTACTAAGCCATATATAGCAAGTTCTAATTATCTTATAAAGATGAGTGATTACTCAAAAAAAGAGCCTTGGTGTAAAATAGTTGATGCTTTATATTGGAGATTTTTATATAAATACTCACATCTTTTCAAAGATAATCCTAGAATGAAAATGCAAATATCTCTTTTAAATAGAATGTCAGAAGATAAACTACATGAACATTTAAAAACAGCAGAAGAATACCTAAAAACTCTTTTTTATGAATAA
- a CDS encoding EAL domain-containing protein: MSCKCNENFCIKNEKATIHFITVVPELLHKCKILLKDKNNLRLKEHICSIDIDDARTFFENQVEFFDENFTQFEQAEIKIFVETTNELLSITSVLKAKPLNIYLNFIKDNSFFEILESETLTTHFQPIIDMKTNKIHAYECLTRGVLPNGDLMYPNDLFEKSNRNDTNFRLDKLCRESALKTAAVKKINSKVFINFLPTAIYDPKFCLQSTVKWAKQLELDPRNIVFEVVETENVQDKVHLKQILNYYREQGFKIALDDVGEGYSSLNMIIDIKPDIIKVDRNIIDGIDTNELKQSVYKALKSISIDNNIQILAEGVETLEELEMVKKLGVDYAQGYYFAKPSPEPIRRIF; encoded by the coding sequence ATGAGCTGTAAATGTAATGAAAATTTTTGTATAAAAAATGAAAAAGCAACAATTCACTTTATAACTGTAGTTCCAGAGTTATTACATAAGTGTAAGATTCTTTTAAAAGATAAGAATAATCTAAGACTTAAAGAACATATTTGCAGTATTGATATAGATGATGCTAGAACTTTTTTTGAAAATCAAGTAGAGTTTTTTGATGAGAATTTCACTCAATTTGAGCAAGCTGAGATAAAAATATTTGTTGAAACTACTAATGAGCTTTTATCTATTACTTCTGTTTTAAAAGCTAAGCCTTTAAATATTTATCTAAATTTCATTAAAGATAATAGCTTTTTTGAGATACTAGAAAGTGAGACTTTAACTACGCATTTTCAACCAATAATTGATATGAAAACAAATAAAATACATGCCTATGAATGTTTGACAAGAGGTGTTTTACCAAATGGTGACTTGATGTATCCAAATGATCTTTTTGAAAAGTCAAATAGAAATGATACAAACTTTAGACTAGATAAACTTTGTCGTGAGTCTGCACTTAAAACAGCAGCAGTAAAAAAAATAAACTCAAAAGTTTTTATAAACTTTTTACCAACAGCTATTTATGACCCAAAATTTTGTTTGCAAAGTACAGTTAAATGGGCTAAACAACTAGAACTTGACCCTAGAAACATTGTTTTTGAAGTAGTTGAAACTGAAAATGTACAAGATAAAGTGCATTTAAAACAAATCTTAAACTACTATAGAGAACAAGGCTTCAAAATTGCCTTAGATGATGTTGGAGAGGGATACTCTTCTTTAAATATGATTATTGATATAAAACCTGATATTATAAAAGTTGATAGAAATATAATAGATGGTATTGATACAAATGAGCTTAAACAATCAGTTTATAAAGCTTTAAAATCAATATCTATTGATAACAATATTCAAATATTAGCCGAGGGTGTTGAAACACTAGAAGAGTTAGAAATGGTAAAAAAACTAGGTGTAGATTATGCACAAGGTTACTATTTTGCTAAGCCATCCCCTGAACCTATAAGAAGAATATTTTAA
- the pdxH gene encoding pyridoxamine 5'-phosphate oxidase, which translates to MFDLSKMRQEYMTKGLDFKDLDECPFKQFEIWFNQAIDANLIEPNAMSLSTVGNDMKPSIRTVLLKTFDTDGFVFFSNYKSKKAVQIDENPYGAIHFAWLGLERQVKMEGRIEKISKTDSMKYFLSRPKGSQLGAWVSHQSEVISSRSLLEAKFDEIKNKFSKGEVPFPSFWGGYKVVPETIEFWQGGKDRLHDRFEYKRKEDNSWEVNRLAP; encoded by the coding sequence ATGTTTGATTTATCAAAAATGAGACAAGAGTATATGACAAAGGGTTTAGATTTTAAAGATTTAGATGAATGCCCTTTTAAACAGTTTGAGATATGGTTCAACCAAGCAATAGATGCAAATCTTATAGAGCCAAATGCTATGAGCTTATCTACAGTTGGAAATGATATGAAACCTTCAATTAGAACTGTTCTACTTAAAACCTTTGATACAGATGGTTTTGTATTTTTCTCAAACTATAAAAGCAAAAAAGCAGTGCAAATAGATGAAAACCCATATGGAGCTATTCACTTTGCTTGGTTAGGTTTAGAGCGACAGGTAAAGATGGAAGGAAGAATTGAAAAAATCAGTAAAACTGATTCTATGAAATACTTTTTATCAAGACCTAAAGGTAGTCAACTTGGAGCTTGGGTATCACATCAAAGTGAGGTTATTAGTTCAAGAAGCTTACTTGAAGCAAAGTTTGATGAGATAAAAAATAAGTTTTCAAAAGGAGAAGTACCCTTCCCTTCTTTTTGGGGTGGATATAAAGTAGTCCCTGAAACAATAGAGTTTTGGCAAGGTGGAAAAGATAGATTACATGATAGGTTTGAGTATAAAAGAAAAGAAGATAATTCTTGGGAAGTAAATAGATTAGCACCATAA
- a CDS encoding ABC transporter permease, with amino-acid sequence MRTALKALKANKLKTLLILFSLSLSICSIFLISSISNGIIYMYSSMLKNDGDIIITQAKISDTFFSNVDINLIHKIEEFDGVKKVSAVVVGASPVEELPIVAVYGVTKNRFSNYTLIKGSYPKDNEVLVGKSIYDSLKNKNSIQISKDTYKISGVFRSEIGFENGGVVLNINQASKIFNKSASFLLVNTNIQKDIDFIIKNTQDLSNDIEVKSTNSFVDNYNQFEIIRTSSKLISSVAFCMGLLSVVSIMSITVNQRKSEFGIKKAIGISTGRIINQIVLETAILGFISFISAFFIANIFLLMIEKFELFHGYINAHLSSSLSLTLFICSILMAVIGSIIPALNVSKIDPIILMQGDKI; translated from the coding sequence ATGCGAACTGCTTTAAAAGCTTTAAAAGCTAATAAACTTAAAACCTTACTAATATTATTTAGTTTAAGCCTTAGTATTTGTTCTATTTTTTTAATTAGTTCAATATCAAATGGCATTATTTATATGTACTCTTCTATGCTTAAAAATGATGGAGATATTATAATAACTCAAGCAAAGATTTCTGATACATTTTTTTCAAATGTAGATATAAATCTTATTCATAAAATAGAAGAGTTTGATGGAGTTAAAAAAGTATCAGCTGTTGTTGTTGGGGCAAGTCCTGTTGAAGAACTACCAATTGTAGCTGTATATGGAGTAACAAAAAATAGATTTTCAAACTATACACTAATAAAAGGTTCATATCCAAAAGATAATGAAGTTTTAGTAGGAAAATCTATATATGATTCTTTAAAAAATAAAAACAGTATTCAAATTTCAAAAGATACGTACAAAATTTCTGGAGTATTTAGAAGTGAAATTGGTTTTGAAAATGGTGGAGTTGTATTAAATATAAATCAAGCTTCTAAAATCTTTAATAAATCAGCTTCATTTCTTTTAGTAAATACAAATATTCAAAAAGATATAGATTTCATAATAAAAAATACACAAGACTTATCAAACGATATTGAAGTTAAATCTACAAATAGCTTTGTAGATAATTATAACCAATTTGAAATTATCAGAACTTCTTCTAAGCTTATTTCATCGGTAGCTTTTTGTATGGGACTTTTAAGTGTTGTAAGTATTATGAGTATTACTGTAAATCAAAGAAAAAGTGAATTTGGAATAAAAAAGGCTATTGGAATTTCAACGGGAAGAATTATTAATCAAATAGTTTTAGAAACAGCCATTTTGGGCTTTATTAGTTTTATTTCTGCATTTTTTATAGCAAATATATTTCTTCTGATGATTGAAAAATTTGAGCTATTTCATGGATATATCAATGCACATTTAAGTAGTTCTTTAAGCCTTACACTATTTATCTGTTCAATTTTAATGGCTGTAATTGGCTCAATAATCCCTGCTTTAAATGTATCTAAAATTGATCCAATAATTTTAATGCAAGGAGATAAAATATGA
- a CDS encoding NAD(P)/FAD-dependent oxidoreductase, with protein sequence MKIAVLGAGISGLGSAYLLSQRHHVDLYEKEHRLGGHARTTQVEEDGKKFGVDTGFLVFNHETYPLLTKLFEKLDVKIEKSDMSFGFWDKNENIAYNGNSIGGLFFQKKNLFNLSHYSMINDIMKFNKKANKDLETNSKDLDKDLGDYLKEYGEAFKERYIIPMGASIWSTPSDKMNDFPARTFLQFFKNHGLLGVTTHHQWLTVSNGSVNYVNKIKEKISGQIFLNSNIKKVERKADGVFITFENDETKIYDKVVFAMHAPDALELLDDASENEKEVLDCFKYKKNDALLHTDRKVLYPNKDIYAAWNYKTDKKNDNSITLSYWINTLQNLKTNKDYFVSLNEIDSVDEIIERISYSHPQFDKKAIEAQKRRDEINGINNTYYAGAYWRYGFHEDGLWSANTIASMFGCEL encoded by the coding sequence ATGAAAATAGCAGTACTAGGAGCAGGAATTAGCGGTTTAGGTAGTGCTTATCTTCTAAGCCAAAGACATCATGTAGATTTATATGAAAAAGAGCATAGACTTGGTGGTCATGCAAGAACTACACAAGTTGAAGAAGATGGTAAGAAATTTGGAGTTGATACAGGCTTTTTAGTTTTCAATCATGAAACATATCCTCTTTTAACAAAACTTTTTGAAAAGCTTGATGTTAAAATAGAAAAAAGTGATATGAGTTTTGGTTTCTGGGATAAAAATGAAAACATAGCTTACAATGGAAACTCTATAGGTGGTCTGTTTTTTCAGAAAAAAAACCTTTTTAATCTTTCTCACTACTCTATGATAAATGACATAATGAAGTTTAATAAAAAAGCAAATAAAGATTTAGAAACTAACAGTAAAGATTTGGATAAAGATTTAGGTGATTACCTAAAAGAGTATGGAGAAGCTTTTAAAGAAAGATACATTATTCCTATGGGTGCATCTATTTGGTCAACACCAAGTGATAAGATGAATGACTTTCCTGCAAGAACATTTTTACAGTTTTTTAAAAATCACGGATTATTAGGTGTAACTACTCATCATCAATGGCTCACTGTATCAAATGGTAGTGTAAATTATGTAAATAAAATCAAAGAAAAAATCTCTGGTCAAATTTTCTTAAACTCAAATATCAAAAAAGTTGAAAGAAAAGCAGATGGAGTATTTATAACTTTTGAAAATGATGAAACTAAAATCTATGATAAAGTTGTATTTGCAATGCACGCTCCTGATGCACTAGAGCTTTTGGATGATGCAAGTGAAAATGAAAAAGAAGTTTTAGATTGTTTTAAATACAAAAAAAATGACGCCCTACTTCATACTGACAGAAAAGTTTTATATCCAAATAAAGATATTTATGCTGCATGGAATTATAAAACAGATAAAAAGAACGATAACTCGATTACTTTATCATATTGGATTAATACTCTACAAAATCTAAAAACAAATAAAGACTATTTTGTGTCATTAAATGAAATAGATAGTGTAGATGAAATAATTGAGAGAATTTCATATTCTCATCCGCAGTTTGATAAAAAAGCAATTGAGGCTCAAAAAAGAAGAGATGAAATAAACGGTATAAACAACACTTATTATGCAGGAGCTTATTGGCGATACGGTTTTCATGAAGATGGACTTTGGAGTGCAAATACTATAGCTTCAATGTTTGGATGTGAACTATGA
- a CDS encoding lipocalin family protein encodes MSVKLFIILAMFSLLHSKPLKSVQFVDPKSFSGIWYEIARTHNSFQENCIASTVEYSLIDTNKYKVFNRCFENQIGGKLIEYSGIAKALDDDSMSSMKMTYFWIFSKKYNVIYLNNYKSAVVADDDLENLWIMNRKPFMAKEEQKKIIDFLSDYINVNSLIYTKQDEKGRYK; translated from the coding sequence ATGAGTGTAAAATTATTTATTATTTTAGCTATGTTCTCATTATTACATTCAAAGCCTTTAAAGTCAGTCCAATTTGTTGACCCTAAATCTTTTAGTGGAATTTGGTATGAGATTGCTCGTACACACAACAGTTTTCAAGAAAACTGTATAGCCTCAACTGTTGAATACTCTTTAATAGATACTAACAAATATAAAGTATTCAACAGATGTTTTGAAAATCAAATAGGTGGAAAACTAATAGAGTATTCAGGTATTGCAAAAGCTTTGGATGATGATTCTATGTCAAGTATGAAAATGACCTACTTTTGGATTTTTTCAAAAAAATACAATGTGATTTACCTAAACAATTATAAAAGTGCAGTTGTTGCAGATGATGATTTAGAAAATTTATGGATTATGAACAGAAAGCCATTTATGGCAAAAGAAGAACAAAAGAAAATCATAGATTTTTTAAGTGATTATATAAATGTAAATAGTTTAATTTACACAAAACAAGATGAAAAAGGAAGATACAAATGA
- a CDS encoding MFS transporter, with protein sequence MNNKGVLIYGSLAIPIAILGMPLYIYLPTYYVESIGLNTALVGITLFIARVLDMIADPFIGRACDKYFSKKSLILFGSILLVFGFYFLVNPFENYPTLSLILFSVITYIAWSLLNIPYLALNAVLGKNSFHNSKLSFSREVFAIIGVLLVLLLPFLLGVSDDSSKSLELIFYLLAFLLPCILAIFLFGIKEPTLELNNISFLNSLKLFYNEFKEAKRLFLAFLINNLANAIPATLFLFYVQHYLQTPQFTGALLLLYFISAIIAVPFWLNLSKKISKKKTWIISMIVASFFFCFTPFINEGEYIKFAFITFFTGICLGADMALPSSIQADLAQSSKKIGNEISGTLFGFWAMFTKLALALSVAITFVSLELVSFNTVNPSSFSLSILALLYSILPVILKIFAITLLLKYKK encoded by the coding sequence ATGAATAATAAAGGGGTTTTAATATATGGTAGTTTAGCTATTCCAATAGCAATATTAGGAATGCCTTTGTATATATATCTTCCCACATATTATGTTGAATCAATTGGTCTAAATACAGCACTTGTAGGAATAACTTTATTTATTGCAAGAGTTTTAGATATGATAGCTGATCCATTTATTGGGAGAGCTTGTGATAAATACTTTAGTAAAAAAAGTTTGATTTTATTTGGTTCTATTCTTTTAGTTTTTGGCTTTTATTTTTTAGTAAACCCCTTTGAAAACTACCCTACTTTATCTTTGATTTTATTTTCAGTTATTACTTATATTGCTTGGAGTTTACTAAATATTCCTTATCTTGCACTAAATGCTGTCTTGGGTAAAAATAGTTTTCATAACTCTAAACTCTCTTTTAGTAGAGAAGTTTTTGCAATAATTGGAGTGCTTTTAGTTTTATTACTTCCATTTCTGCTGGGTGTATCTGATGATTCAAGTAAAAGTTTAGAGCTTATATTTTATTTACTTGCTTTTTTACTTCCTTGTATATTAGCTATTTTTCTTTTTGGTATAAAAGAGCCTACATTAGAATTAAATAATATTAGTTTTTTAAATTCATTGAAACTTTTTTATAATGAATTTAAAGAAGCCAAAAGACTATTTTTAGCTTTTTTGATAAATAATTTAGCAAATGCAATTCCAGCAACTCTTTTTTTATTTTATGTACAGCACTACTTGCAAACACCACAATTTACCGGAGCTTTATTACTTTTATATTTTATAAGTGCAATTATTGCTGTTCCATTTTGGCTTAATTTATCAAAAAAAATATCTAAAAAGAAAACATGGATTATATCTATGATAGTAGCTTCTTTTTTCTTTTGTTTTACTCCTTTTATAAACGAAGGTGAGTATATAAAGTTTGCTTTTATTACATTTTTTACAGGTATTTGTTTGGGAGCTGATATGGCTCTACCCTCTTCTATTCAAGCAGATTTAGCGCAAAGTTCAAAAAAAATAGGAAATGAAATCTCAGGAACACTTTTTGGTTTTTGGGCGATGTTTACAAAACTAGCATTAGCTTTAAGTGTTGCTATTACTTTTGTATCTTTAGAGCTAGTATCTTTTAATACTGTAAACCCTAGCAGTTTTTCTTTGAGCATTTTAGCTTTACTTTACTCAATCTTACCAGTAATTCTTAAAATATTTGCAATTACTCTTCTTTTAAAATATAAAAAATAA
- a CDS encoding SAM-dependent methyltransferase, producing MKKVWHKFGHSFFSKLKEGNLKVQFPNNEINHYGNKEEKEVFLKLNNYSFFSKIALYGDVGFAESYMDEDFETNDLTKLIELALINSDDLGVKSEHDKNNFFINILPHFNKVKHLLRKNSKKNSRKNISEHYDLSNDFYKLFLDETMMYSAAIFENPNESLYEAQKRKISHLANKLNIKEGDRVLEIGSGWGSMAMHLAKERKCKVTTVTLSSEQKKLCEKKFKENKIEESIDIFLKDYRDLEGKYDAIIAVEMFEAVGKEYFDIFFKKCEALLKPSGVLALQIITMPDNRYESYSKGTDFIQKYIFPGGHLPSVSRILKSTSKHTRLNLLHMEEFTEDYAKTLNIWYENFNTRIKEIKALGFDDYFIRMWKMYLNYCEAAFLTRNVNLVQVVFTRDQNMHLNKGLVA from the coding sequence ATGAAAAAGGTATGGCATAAATTTGGACACTCTTTTTTTTCAAAATTAAAAGAAGGAAATTTAAAAGTACAATTTCCAAACAACGAGATAAATCATTATGGTAATAAGGAAGAAAAAGAAGTATTTTTAAAACTAAATAACTATAGTTTTTTTTCAAAAATAGCTTTATATGGTGATGTTGGCTTTGCTGAGAGTTATATGGATGAGGATTTTGAAACAAATGATTTAACAAAACTTATTGAGTTAGCTTTGATAAACTCTGATGATTTAGGTGTAAAAAGTGAGCATGATAAAAACAATTTCTTTATCAATATCTTACCTCATTTTAATAAAGTAAAACATCTTTTAAGAAAAAACTCAAAGAAAAACTCTAGAAAAAATATCTCAGAGCATTATGATTTATCAAATGACTTCTATAAACTATTTTTAGATGAAACTATGATGTACTCAGCAGCTATTTTTGAAAATCCAAATGAATCACTTTATGAGGCTCAAAAAAGAAAAATATCTCACTTAGCAAATAAATTAAATATCAAAGAAGGTGATAGAGTACTTGAAATTGGTTCTGGTTGGGGATCTATGGCAATGCACTTAGCAAAAGAAAGAAAGTGTAAAGTAACAACTGTAACTTTAAGTAGTGAACAAAAAAAATTATGTGAGAAAAAGTTTAAAGAGAATAAAATTGAAGAGAGTATTGATATTTTCTTAAAAGACTATAGAGATTTAGAGGGTAAATATGATGCAATCATTGCAGTTGAGATGTTTGAAGCAGTAGGTAAAGAGTATTTTGATATTTTCTTTAAAAAATGTGAAGCCTTACTTAAACCAAGTGGAGTTTTAGCGCTACAAATTATCACAATGCCTGATAATAGATATGAATCTTATTCTAAAGGAACTGACTTTATTCAAAAATATATCTTCCCAGGTGGACATCTTCCAAGTGTATCAAGAATTTTAAAAAGCACAAGCAAACATACAAGACTAAATCTTTTACATATGGAAGAGTTTACAGAAGATTATGCAAAAACTTTAAATATTTGGTATGAAAATTTTAATACTAGAATTAAAGAGATAAAAGCCTTAGGCTTTGATGATTATTTTATTAGAATGTGGAAAATGTATTTAAATTATTGTGAGGCTGCTTTTTTAACAAGAAATGTAAATCTTGTTCAAGTAGTATTTACAAGAGATCAAAATATGCACCTAAATAAAGGTTTAGTTGCATGA